The nucleotide window TATtgctaaaaatgtaataaagctTTTAATCCACggtttctttttatatttatgtacttaatctgctctactctgggaatctgtgttcaggtctgaagtgacccagcacttggtactttggtcattattgtggtgatgttaattgttgatgatgataatggaaggtcttaaatggtttggttgcttcattgtagatgttccttattttagtattataacaaaaaaaaaaaaaaaaaatccttacttacttttgtgcattgcctttacactgcttggtcttacctgcacccaaattgacttgaagcactttgttactcttactgatcgtgtttcctcttgtctagatctttgcttgtgttgttcttaaagcgacgtacatacgtttctgctaaatgacattgtaacattgtaacattgtaatcacaatttatattaacatttaagCAACCAAATCAAATGGGTCACATTTATGTCACAATCTCAACATTATTAATTTTAGGGaacttattttgtattttattttacctttattttaccaggtaaaaatgtttgagaaccagttctcatttacaaacatgacctgccCAAGAGgtgccaacaggaacacatactgCACACATGTAAACTACAGCCACAAATAGACACATAGACATATAGACatgaaatagaacaaaagtgaacaagaaACAAGCAATGTGCGCGAGGTGTAAAAAAGTATGCACGTAAGTAAAGTctgaagtgatcagcaggagcaacagtcgactacaatctgttgaagtttaagcttgaaggttgtgagtgttacaatgttacaatgttacaatgtcatttagcagacgcttttatccaaagcgacgtacatacgagaacaagaaaaacacaagcaaagatctagacaagaggaaacaagatcagtaagaggaacaaagtgcttcaagtccatttgggtgcaggtactgccaagcagtgtaaaggcaatgcacagcTTTGACAGTGGAGTCAAAGTTTAAAGCTTGAGGGTGTTTTGTGAGTTATTCCAGTTATTTGATGCATTCAGCAAAATAATAAGACAATGTAAAATACTATGCAACACTTGGGGGCTCTACATTCAAATATGTACCAAATAATATAACAAAGGTATCATTTTATGCCTTCTTCATGCTATTCCTTGAATGCTGAATGAATAGAAagagtttctttatttttatttttaaactatgTCTCCAATTCTACTTGAGTACATACCATAATTCTTTCCAAGTTTTTAATAAACTGTCCCTGTTGACGAAACtccccctaaatgcaccatAGAGTgacacaggaagtcattcctgcctgtggccaccagactgtacaactcctccctctgatgactgaactatattctgtactctgtgcaataacgtgcaatacactgtgcaatatccctgccactttaacatcctgtaTGCAATACCtccattcccagtgcttttgtacatggtgaactgtaactattctgctttttttgtttatacttattattaatccaatttatattatttcattcgtatttatatcttatgtTACTCcttttttctattaatattttgacttttttatactgtgtataagagcattctgtaacaactgaattcccccccaggataaataaagtatttctgatctgaTTTGATTCATCAGAGTGAAAAAGAGTACTTTAAAGAGGACAACTTAATGCAATTATTATAACATTAAATGTTACATTCTGAGGCAATGTATCATGTTTAACAAAATGCTGTAAAAGCatgaaattaaatacaattttaaacaaCAGTAGATGTATAAGCAATATTTGTAtgcttcatttctttatttgaatatttgttttgttcaccaggggattatagtcccatacaaacactgagtaaatgcattgaacaaatcaatgactggacgagtcagaactttcttcagttaaacaaagaaaaaactgtaatgattgtttttggagccaaggaagaaaggttaaaggttactgctcagctccaatctgcaatgatgaaatgttcaaaccaagccagaaaccttggtgtagtcatagactcagaccttactttcagcagccacattaagaccatcacaaagtccgcctactatcaccttcagaatatatcaaggattaaaggacttatgtctcagcaggatgcagaaaaactcctccatgcatttatctttagcagactagactactgtaacggggtctttacaggactccctaaaaagtccatcaaacggctgcagctcatacagaatgctgctgctcgagtcctaacaaggaccaacaaagtagaccacatcactccagttcttagatctctacactggcttcctgtctgtcagagaatagactttaaaatcctgctgatggtttataaagcactgaatggtttaggcccaaaatacattgctgatctgttactactttatgaaccacctcgacctctgaggtcatcaggtactggtctgctttcagttcctagagtcagaaggaaacatggtgaagcagcgtttagtcattatgcaccacatatctggaacacactccctgaaagctgcaggtctgctccaactctcacctcttttaaatcaaagactaagacttttttatttgccactgccttcctatcttagattattttaacccactttaaattaaaattttaatgtaatttttaatatatttctaattttccttttcttttctgttttatcatatttgtcattttaattgtgtacttttatgcctgtctgaatgtctccaatgattttaatgttttaatataaagcacattgagttgccctcgtgtatgaaatgcgctatacaaataaagctgccttgccttgccttgttgtACTCTGGTATATCAGTGTTACGTTCtctccttttattttgtagacaAACACCAACTTCCGGTTGCGTTCTATTGTGCTTGACGGGTCTCTTCTCTTCCGGGTTCAGTGTTTCCAGTAAAAGGCGTTAAAGCGTGTCTTTAGTTTACACTTTTCTCAGGCAGGGAACTGAAACACTCGAACTACTATGatgataacaataaataaataaatgttaaagagaAAAGACTGTTCAGGTAACAACAAAAGAGTGTTCACTCACCTTTTAACCtcattgttgtcttttttttcctttttttttttaaaagcctgtGTTCTGTAAATAAGTTAtactcaagcggcaaactccggtctcaaacgatgaagccaatgcggaagtgctataaactgcaatacatcgaaaatccgcttgaggctggctgcagaaacaccggaaattacatagatatgaatgggaaaaagacgatctttgcagcattaataaacatgtttacagcctggttcaaaaaacggcttggccctatgaagctaatctctctaatggcacacactgtacggggagtgaatttttttctaacatgacggttcagaagatattaggattacgagttttgcccaaataaggacatgactgacgtgactcctggtcgggaacacacagccattggctaagaggctcacactacgtcacactctgcctggttgagttccgcattaccaatatggctgctgccgtcgatttgcttcaaaacagctctcaggaacagatgggtgacgtcacggatactacgtccatattttatacagtctatggttatactAGATTTTACTTTGTTAATTAGGCTGTAACTTTGTTTTAATGAGGGTTTGAGGCTGTTTTGTcagcttttaaaataataatatattttttatagagTTTAAGTTTTTGAACTACCTTACAAGaaactttttcatgattttctatttttttttttacacccacCTGTAGttctatggagagaatattgtgtctttaatatgcaatcaaaaataatggatttgagaacaaaaaaacaattttgcaaacaaaattatgatttgaaaaatatgaaataatgctatgaataaaggaaatatatttgtgattaaaaatgtatctttataaatccactcttttttttgttacaaacaaaattattattctcacgaaccacagattcgtttgcgtttccagtttttgcgtttgcgtttctacataactgtcatgggcgggacctcccctgagagatgcaagaagcctcctgattggtccggctgtaccacgtgactgcttCGGCAAGTGGTTCAGATTTAGCTGCGAGGTTTGACAGCAATATAAACCCCTCAGGCCCCATTCAAAATGTGGGTGTTTGATGGAGAGTTGCAGTCAGTTCAGACTTCGGATAGAGTTTTGATAGTTTGGACACTAGAGTTTGGACAGCGTTTATATAGTTTGGagagttgagagagagagagagagagagagagagagtgagaaagagagagagagagagagtttgaagatttaggagtgagaggaggacaggtaagACGGAGCCAGCTAGAAAGAGGGGAGTTAGGTGCGGACCTGTTGCAACTCTGGTGCggtcttggcctaatggttaagttgcacgccttttttcccccccactctctcccagtttctacactgtcctctcctctataaataaaatgagtcaaagcccaaaaaatataacttcaaaaagaaaaaaaagaggaggatttcccctgtgtgacaacattttgatttaataactcctaactcctaataacacaagcatattcagtgccctcttcctagttccacaatcactttcactgtcctctgtctgcttcagccaattccattttcctaaagtgacagaaaaatagaattacacaacctgccatatcatatgatactaacattttgggaaaatgtacacacacagaatacattcaaaaatattttatcatacacatatatgataaTTTATGTACAGAAATTATTTGGTCATACATTTGTTTGCAATTCATAGTCATTCCCATAGCAGAAACAAAAattcaatgcatcacacattatgtggttaagatccagctgcatgtaatgataaacctggccactaggtggtttcgtgtgcacatgaagcttcgagtaatgaaccctttctcgaaccaattggctcaagtggtttgaagcctcatgaggcttcatctcaccatcactacttcgcggcaacaacttgttggggcggaagttgtcacaccgtctctctgagtgagactgaccaatcaggaggcttcttgcatctctcaggggaggtcccgcccatgacagttatgtagaaacgcaaatgcaaaaactggaaacgcaaacgcaaaaactggaaacgcaaacgaatctgtggttcgtgagaataaaaattttgtttgtaacaaaaaaagagtggatttctaaagatacatttttaatcacaaatatatttcctttattcatagcattatttcatatttttcaaatcataattttgtttgcaaaattgttttttgttctcaaatccattatttttgattgcatattaaagacacaatattctctccatataGTTCCCCAGACACAATAAACACACAATCTTACAGTAGAAAATctgaagtgcagtttttattCACAACAGACCTCAAACTTATCTTCAAAACATTCAGTCAAATGTATGTTTCTGTGCGTACGGTACATCCGCCACGTCTACAtctcgcccccccccccctgtttaAAATCAGGACGAACTGGTTCAAGAAACACTGACAGTTAATTGTTTTCACCATACAGTACAGCTTTTAAGTGCACATAATTCTGAAAAAGTATTAATAACGAGTGAAAAATCTCAAGCGCTTCAATTCACTACACAGAACGCTGATCATTATTTGGCAAAGAGAACTAAGAAACCTAAAGGCAAGTCTGAAGCTCACTCGGGAGGACatgtttaagtttttttaagtacaaaaaatagatatataaacGATATACAAATACAACATAAAGATCTAAGTATCCATCCCTGTGAGAGCGGTACATATCAAGAGACTTTAGAAGGCAGATCAGAGACAGCGAGGGTCCTGAAGGCGAGTCTGGGTTCACTCCTGAGCCTCGGCTTCAGGGTCGTCGTAGATGTAGCTGCCGACTCCTCCAGTGTTTACACCTGGAGGAGAGCACAACACAGGATTTAGATTTACAACATGTCttcaacaaacagacaaatatgcAGATGTTTAGGATCCAACATATCAAAGTGCAAGGAactccatgcatttgttacctccaggttagatcactgtaattcccttttatcaggctgccctaataagtctctaaagactcttcagctggttcaaaaagctgcagcttgagtactgactagaacgaggaagagagagcacatctctccagtgttagcttctctacactgactccttcttctgacctacaaatcTCTTAAtgctcagacaccttcatatcttaaagagctcatagtgccctgttacccctctagaactctacgctcccaacatgcaggcctgctcatcgtacctaaatctctaaaagtagtatgggaggtagagccttaagttatcaggcccctctcctttggaatcatctaccagtcagggtccgggaggcagacaccctctccacttttaagagtaggcttcaaactttcctttttgataaagcttttagttagagctggatcaggcttggaccaggtcttagttatgctgctataggcttagactgacacactgggatcctgtctttccctctctctctgcctgtctctcactttaactcttcctgtcccattaaagttactaaccatagacctttctggagtccctgagctcccttgtctcgtaggttcctctggatctctgctgtagattccttttttggggtctgttattcatccttcctttctttctttctttctttctttctttcttttctttcttttattacttttattcttcttcttttgaatctttctgctgtcttcttttctttctttttcttctattaattctttctttgattccttttgtgtcttttcttctttttgttttttatttatttgtttctttgtttcttattctttatttcattatttcttcttttattatcCTCTTTCTTTGATTCCTTTCTgctgtcttctttcttcttttcttctttttttttatttctttctttctttctttcttcttccttcttctttgaatcctttgctgtttatttcattcttttcttctttcttctttcttattcctttttctttgattcctttctgctgtctttctttccttcttttctgttcttttctttctttctttgtttctttgtttctttctttctttctttccttcttttctttctttcttattccttctttcttttgattcctttctgctgtctttctttccttcttttctttctttctttctttctttctttctttctttctttctttttccttctttcctttgattcctttctgctgtctttctttccttcttttctgttctgttcttttctttctttattaattcctttttcctttctttctttctttctttctttctctctctctttcttattccttttattccttctttcttttgattcctttctgctgtctttctttccttcttttctttctttctttctctctttttctttccatgtttcttcatcctttatgtctccttttcctATCCCGACCTtttcttctgtcattccttcaccatttattctcctctttttctttcttctggtctccctctcttctctcttttcttagacctttctggagtccctgagctcccttgtctcgtaggttcctctggatctctgctgctgtggacgtgccagactccagctgctacaactactactatccgtctccccactatcatctctctctctctcatctccctctatccctctctccaacacggtctcagcagatgtgtgtctaacatgagtctggtcctgctggaggtttctgcctgttaaaggaagtttgtccttgccactgtaacttgctaaatgctgcaaagtgctctgctcatggtggattaagatgagatcagactgagtcctgtctgtaagatgggactggatctgatccggtcttgatgagGGTTTCTTGTTCTTACCTTTGGGCCCAAACAGAACCGCGTAGCACGGTTTGTGGCAGTACGGCTGTCCATCATGCTGCAACACAAATCACAGCATTCCTCCTTACACAGACTGAGAGAGGGTTCAGTGGGTGCAAAAGTCGCGTGTGGACCTTTAATTCCAACACTATAACTAAGAACACTCAGTTGTTATCATGACCACGTCACATGTTTCCCTCTCACCTCTGCATGGCTGCCGGCAGACAGAGTCTTGCTGCACCTCTCACAGCGCAGACAGGGCCGGTGCCAGTTCTTTCCCAGAGAGGACACCTtctcagctgcacacacacacacacacacacacacagatatgcaCCATGACAACCAATCACTTAGGAACATTCCAGCACTTGATTATGGTACGGCAGCAGGATATGAAGAGATACCCTGACAGCGACATGCTCACCAAAGTAAACCGTCTTGTTGCATCGAGGGCAGATGTTTGGTCCTCCAGAGAAAGACGAGAAGCTCgcagctgaaaagagacgaCAGATTAAATTCAGCTTCATGTCATCTTTGATTTTTCTACAGGAAATTAAAGACCTGTACCTGTTTCTATCACACATAGTCCTCGTTTTGATCCTTTCATCATACTATGACAGCTTGTTAGAATGAAATTGGTGATGTatttacccctctagaactctacccTCCCAGAATGctggcctgctcatcgtacctaaagtctctaaaagtagtatgggaggtagagccttcagttatcaggcccctctcctttggaatcatctaccagtcagggtccgggaggcagacaccctctctacttttaagagtaggcttcaaactttcctttttgatgaagcttatagttagagctggatcaggcttggaccagctcttagctacgctgctataggcttagactaacaggggaactggtgcactgacacactgggatcttatCTCACCCCCCACTCCCCcatcacttattttaactctccctgtctcattgaaagttactaaccatagaccttttcAGCGaagctttgttttcattagttttttaaTGCTATACAAAGGCGGCATAACTTCATTATTGAaaaattctgaggaaaaaaagtgagaattctgacttcaatcttggaattttctgaatcagaattctgagacaaagaattcattaaagaatggcattcatctcagaattctagaatcctgagaatTCTAAATTCAGAACTCTGAATTCTAGAaatctgagatttaagtcagaattctgaaaaaaaacaaaacagtcagaAAAAACAAATTCACTGGCCTAACCTCCTCAAAATTCTGTTTGCAGAGGCAAAATTGCAGAggcattttggcttcactctaGCACAACAGAGGGCTGTGAGGATGCGCCATCCATCATTACACACAGGCTGTTTTCagaaccgcctactatactagcagtatgtactgatttggccaaaattcagtcagtagtatgtgaaaaagagcaaaatctgcagtatgccaaaactggCAGCTCCTCAAAAGTGAAGGTTAGCTGCAAATCCCTCCTtctccatgtaaacagatggaacatgggtccaACTATTAATAAGGCTTAATTATTCAGAGAAGCTTGAAACGGTTTTTTATGCTACTTAAAGGAAGCATATCTTCATAATTGAACAAttcagaggtaaaaaaaagtgagaattctgacttcaatctcggAATTTTATGAATCAGAACTCTGAGACAAAGAATTCCATAAAGAATGACAttcatctcagaattctagaatcctgagaatTCTGAttcagaacccagcattctagtgCTCCGAGATTTATGTCAGAATGTAAAAagaaagtcataaaaaaaaagttcccttGCCTTAACTCcccaaaaatgtgtttcagtgaccctaaagcctgatttatactatACTAAGTTATatgtttggcctttttgcctttatttggtaggacagctgaagagagacaggaaatgtggggagcagagagcgggggaagacatgcaggaaatggtcgaccggccgggaatcgaaccggcgactcctgcaacaaggactgtagcctctgtatgtggggcgcttagaccgctaggccaccagcgcccctgattTATACATCTGCATCAAATCGACGGCATGGCCTACGCCGTGCTTCCTCCAAAGTGTAACTACGCATAGAAACTACGCGGACCgccagccctgtgattggcccactcggcagcattgtatttcctgcatttacatcaCTTCCTGGATCCCCACACATTgatcctcctctctattcttcatgtaatcatgtctgtatgataaacagcaacatgtatcagctgtagattaacataacacgctctgaatcaatGTGGaagagtaaacagagatcgtagaggGGCCGGAAGGGGGCGAccggactatcagagagaccacactgccctcaggcgtttcggtggAGCATTGCTGAGgacacacggacacatcgacgcacaagtatctggtgctcacgtcCGCGTCCTGCTGTGTCCTGCAGccttaatcctcttccgtactaTTGCAGAggcattttggcttcactgtaGCACAACAGGGGTCTGTGAGGCTGCGCCATCCATCATTACACACAGTCATTTTCTCTACCTGAAGCCATCTTGATttcttccacttcctcctcaGGTCATCACCATCTCAATCATCTGTTCAGCTAATCTAAATCCAAAACCTCCACCTCCGTGTTTTTGCTCCACTTATCCCTCACCCTTCACTGGCCCTCGTGCGGGggcttttctctcctcctgtggTTTGGCATTGGTCTCCATGGAAACTGCAGCGGGGGCTTCGTTGACAGGATTGTCGTACACGTAGGAACCAGCTCCCCCGATATTcacacctgaaacacagagagacggtGCATCATTTTCCAAACCGGAAAAAAAACGGCCCACGCAGAGTTAGAAGGAAGTTCTGGATCAGGTGTGAACATGAAGGGTGGGTCACCTTTAGGTCCGAAGAGGGTGGCGTAGCAGGGCCGGTGACAGAAAGGCTTTCCATCATGCtgtaaaatacaaaagaggtGAACACTCAGAGATGGGACACATCCggaaacacacaccaaacaggAACTGTTATATAACATATATTTTATGTGTTACCTCTTCAGATTTAGATTTATGTAACACATAATGAAGGACTAATTCATACAGTTCATCAAACCTCTCTCTCATACCTTCTCTGTTTCCAGCATTATGACAGATTAAAAAGGGGCTCCATTTCTGCACTGGTATCTTTATTTCTGCGGAAGCCTGTTCCTTAGAAAACACAtgtgaatgtgttgttttttaaatattttaaagataCAATATGCAACACTGCTGGTGTTATATTCTATAAGTTGGGATGTGTGCGTTTAGTCAATTAAATGGCTAAACATTGCTAGTTGGCATTAATACTGCTATCGTTGAAGGCCTGACATGCCACTAATATGTTGTCTCTGAGCTGTAAcgcagccacccaccactacccaaggctgcagctctggttaatgtctgctgccataatgctctaatgctctactacctggatgtaaacaagcacagatgacagatgatcttctgagctgccgtagacgtcctcctgctgcggacgatctggactcctgcggcaacagcttctacgactcatctcatcactatcacttctctctcttactcccctctatctgtctttccagacccaactcggtcgaggcatgatggctgtctaacatgagtctggtcctgctggaggtttctgccttttaaaaggaagtttttcctcaccactgtaactagctaaatactgcgatgtgcaatgctcatgatggattaaggtggggtcagactgagtcttaccctgtcttgaagttgggtctctgttcataatttgacatagagtggtctagacctgctctgtttgtaaaagcgtcttgagataacgtttgttgtgatttggcgccatacaaataaagattgattgattgattgattgagatggCATCTCATAGTGCTacatggtttgtcagtatgttgatctagtaaatggagataaagatgTATGCAGGCTGAGTCTGTGAAGCCAGCACAGGTAcaggacgttaacctgcaagaaggACCAAAAggtggtggtgctagctctgctagtgttagccacactaaGCTAAACTATTTGACATAGTTAACCCATAGACGGTTAatctgttcagctgtgtttaatgAATAAAGCACAACTCTGACAGTTCTTtaagctttttctttttaaagttatattttttgggggggttttacacctttatttatagaggagaggacattggataatgtaggaaactgggagagagtgggggaaagacatgtgggaaaggggccacaggctggaatcaaacccaggctgCCCGCTATATTGGAGCgcaatttaaccattaggccaaatctGTGCCCTTTTAAGCATTTTCTGACCTTTAGACTAGCCTGTTTAAAATCTACATTTAAAGTACTTAACTTTGAAACATCCTGTATGTGTAGTGTCAATAATACCATTCAGCCATTGGCATCCTTAATGGCCCTCTTAATTGTCGAGCAGTAGCTTAATCTCTcatatttatgttttctttattacttttttttaatgatttgtaTCTATTTTCGATGCTGTAGATGCAAACCTTTCAAAATTCTAAGTATTAACAATTTCTGTTTTAATatgaatatttttaaagttatattttttccggggcgctggtggtctcttcggctgtcctgtcaataaatgcaaaaaagccccaaaatataaattagaaaatatatataaatgtataaatatatatatatatatatatattttttagggtttttttgcctttatgataggacagttgaagagggacaggaaatgtggggagtagagagtgggggaagacatgc belongs to Notolabrus celidotus isolate fNotCel1 chromosome 13, fNotCel1.pri, whole genome shotgun sequence and includes:
- the crip2l gene encoding cysteine-rich protein 2-like; translation: MASKCPKCDKTVYFAEKVSSLGKDWHKFCLKCERCSKTLNPGGHAEHDGKPFCHRPCYATLFGPKGVNIGGAGSYVYDNPVNEAPAAVSMETNAKPQEERKAPARGPVKAASFSSFSGGPNICPRCNKTVYFAEKVSSLGKNWHRPCLRCERCSKTLSAGSHAEHDGQPYCHKPCYAVLFGPKGVNTGGVGSYIYDDPEAEAQE